One stretch of Microvirga lotononidis DNA includes these proteins:
- a CDS encoding ABC transporter ATP-binding protein codes for MLSPPSPVLSIQNLSIGLPALADRQHAIKDLSLSINPGETLCVVGESGSGKSMTAMATIGLLPPGVAVLSGSITLGGRELLTLDEDGWCDVRGREVGTVFQEPMTSLNPVMRVADQIAEAFRAHGLLSPAERDRRVLDLLAEVNLPNPELIAKAYPHELSGGQRQRVMIAMALALEPKLLIADEPTTALDVTTQAQVLKLIDNLRRKKGTAVLFITHDFGVVAEIADRVAVLQQGELVEQGPAEEVLTRPQHPYTKRLLAAVPSLTPPVPKQLAGQPVTLKVDGLTKTYGGRGFFRKSREVQAADAVSFDIRRGETLGLVGESGSGKSTVGRCVLRLIEPDGGAIEIGDLDFSGLSQRELRPYRRRIQMVFQDPFASLNPRRTVGRIIAEGPVTQGENPAKALEEARILLEKVGLPAKAVERYPHEFSGGQRQRIGIARALAMKPNVLVADEAVSALDVSVQAEILKLIRGLQDELGLAILFITHDLRVAAQICDRVAVMQKGRIVEMAETAQLFAHPRAAYTRQLLAAVPGMNKMI; via the coding sequence ATGTTGAGCCCTCCCTCCCCCGTGCTGTCGATCCAGAACCTGTCCATCGGACTTCCCGCCCTCGCCGACCGGCAGCACGCGATCAAGGACCTGTCGCTCTCCATCAACCCCGGCGAGACCCTGTGCGTGGTGGGCGAATCCGGGTCCGGCAAGTCCATGACCGCCATGGCGACCATCGGCCTCCTGCCCCCAGGCGTCGCGGTGCTGTCCGGTTCGATCACCCTGGGTGGGCGCGAACTCCTGACCCTCGACGAGGATGGCTGGTGCGACGTGCGCGGCCGGGAGGTCGGCACCGTGTTCCAGGAGCCGATGACGTCCCTCAACCCGGTGATGCGAGTAGCGGACCAGATCGCGGAAGCGTTCCGGGCTCATGGCCTTCTCAGCCCCGCGGAGCGTGACCGGCGTGTGCTCGACCTCCTCGCCGAGGTCAATCTGCCGAACCCCGAACTGATCGCGAAGGCCTATCCGCACGAACTTTCGGGCGGCCAGCGGCAGCGGGTAATGATCGCCATGGCGCTTGCGCTCGAGCCGAAGCTCCTGATCGCCGACGAGCCGACGACGGCTCTCGACGTCACGACCCAGGCGCAGGTCCTGAAGCTCATCGACAACCTGCGCCGCAAGAAGGGCACGGCGGTGCTCTTCATCACCCACGATTTCGGTGTCGTGGCAGAGATCGCCGACCGGGTTGCCGTACTCCAGCAGGGTGAACTCGTCGAGCAAGGCCCCGCCGAGGAGGTCCTGACCCGCCCTCAGCACCCTTATACGAAACGTCTCCTAGCGGCCGTGCCCTCGCTGACGCCGCCCGTGCCGAAGCAGCTCGCCGGACAGCCCGTCACCCTGAAGGTCGACGGGCTGACGAAGACTTACGGAGGACGCGGCTTCTTCCGCAAAAGCCGCGAAGTCCAGGCCGCCGACGCGGTGAGCTTCGACATCCGGCGCGGCGAAACCCTGGGGCTCGTGGGCGAATCCGGCTCGGGCAAGTCGACCGTGGGGCGCTGCGTGCTGCGCCTGATCGAGCCCGACGGCGGCGCGATCGAGATCGGGGATCTGGACTTTAGCGGTCTGTCCCAGCGTGAACTGCGCCCATATAGGCGCCGAATTCAGATGGTGTTCCAGGACCCCTTTGCGTCCCTCAACCCACGACGCACGGTCGGACGCATCATCGCCGAGGGCCCGGTCACGCAAGGAGAAAACCCGGCCAAGGCCCTGGAGGAGGCGCGCATTCTCCTGGAGAAGGTCGGCCTACCCGCCAAGGCTGTCGAGCGCTATCCGCATGAGTTCTCCGGCGGCCAGCGCCAGCGCATCGGCATCGCCCGGGCGCTCGCCATGAAGCCCAACGTGCTGGTGGCCGACGAGGCCGTCTCGGCCCTCGACGTGTCCGTTCAGGCGGAGATTCTCAAGCTGATCCGGGGCCTTCAGGACGAACTCGGCCTTGCCATTCTCTTCATCACCCACGATCTGCGGGTCGCCGCACAGATCTGCGACCGCGTGGCAGTTATGCAAAAAGGCCGGATTGTGGAAATGGCCGAAAC
- a CDS encoding coniferyl aldehyde dehydrogenase: MVPAPPYHHTHQERPGHVHEVVPNPVKDWLQASLDAQRFALAEHGPVTPERRAEGLDELANAVLRHADDFASAIAADFGHRSIHETKLADIYPVIAALRHARKHFRAWMKPRRRPIALMFQPGQGRVHYQPLGVVGIVSPWNYPVQLTLSPLAGALAAGNRVMIKPSEITSRTSALLEQVIGEVFDPAEVAVVQGGPDVARAFARLKLDHLFFTGSTAVGRQVMQAAADNLVPVTLELGGKSPALVTAGYPVDKAAERIAVGKLFNAGQTCIAPDYVLVPRGMKDAFVASFRDAVARLYPTLADNPDYTSIINEQHYKRLRNLVADARSCGARVHEINPVGETFDRSRRRMSPVVLTDVPDHALVMSEEIFGPVLPVVTYDDLDEACRFVTEQPHPLALYPFSHDSRTIDRILERTISGGVTVNDTLLHCVQEELPFGGVGSSGMGAYHGEAGFRTFSHARSVFRQSRLNGAGMTKPPYGGRMNRLLSMLLR; this comes from the coding sequence ATGGTGCCGGCTCCGCCATATCATCACACTCATCAGGAGAGACCCGGCCACGTGCATGAAGTCGTTCCGAACCCAGTGAAGGACTGGTTGCAGGCCAGCCTCGACGCGCAGCGCTTCGCCCTGGCCGAGCACGGCCCCGTCACGCCCGAGCGGCGGGCCGAGGGTCTCGATGAACTCGCGAACGCCGTCCTGCGGCACGCCGATGACTTTGCCAGTGCCATCGCGGCCGATTTCGGCCATCGCTCCATCCATGAGACGAAACTTGCCGACATTTACCCGGTGATAGCCGCCTTGCGTCATGCGCGGAAACATTTCCGCGCTTGGATGAAGCCGCGGCGTCGGCCAATCGCGCTCATGTTCCAGCCGGGCCAAGGCCGAGTGCATTATCAGCCTCTCGGCGTCGTCGGCATCGTCAGCCCTTGGAACTACCCGGTTCAACTCACGCTTTCCCCGCTCGCGGGGGCACTGGCGGCGGGCAACCGTGTCATGATCAAGCCGTCCGAGATCACGTCGCGCACCTCCGCCCTGCTGGAACAGGTCATCGGCGAGGTATTCGACCCTGCGGAGGTGGCCGTGGTGCAGGGCGGGCCGGATGTAGCGAGGGCTTTCGCGCGCCTGAAGCTCGACCATCTGTTCTTTACCGGCTCCACCGCAGTCGGGCGCCAGGTCATGCAGGCGGCTGCCGACAATCTCGTGCCGGTGACGCTGGAGCTGGGAGGCAAGTCTCCCGCTCTGGTGACGGCGGGTTATCCCGTCGACAAAGCGGCCGAGCGGATCGCCGTGGGTAAGCTGTTCAACGCGGGGCAGACCTGTATCGCGCCCGACTACGTGCTCGTGCCGCGTGGTATGAAGGATGCATTCGTGGCGTCCTTCCGCGATGCGGTGGCTCGGCTCTATCCGACGCTTGCGGACAATCCAGATTACACGTCGATCATCAACGAGCAGCATTACAAGCGCCTTCGGAATCTGGTCGCGGATGCCCGATCCTGCGGTGCCCGTGTGCACGAGATCAATCCGGTCGGAGAGACGTTCGACCGATCACGGCGCAGGATGTCGCCCGTGGTCTTGACGGACGTTCCGGACCACGCCCTCGTCATGAGCGAGGAGATCTTCGGCCCCGTGCTGCCGGTGGTGACCTATGACGACCTCGACGAGGCCTGCCGCTTCGTCACAGAGCAGCCGCATCCATTGGCGCTCTATCCATTCAGCCACGACAGCAGGACGATCGACCGCATCCTGGAGCGGACCATCTCCGGCGGCGTGACCGTTAACGATACGCTCCTCCATTGCGTGCAGGAGGAACTGCCCTTCGGCGGCGTGGGTTCGAGCGGCATGGGCGCCTATCACGGCGAGGCGGGGTTCCGGACCTTCAGTCATGCGAGGTCCGTATTCCGTCAATCCCGCCTCAACGGGGCCGGCATGACGAAACCGCCCTATGGCGGCCGCATGAACCGCCTCCTGTCTATGCTGCTGCGCTAG